Genomic window (uncultured Hyphomonas sp.):
TCGATGAATTCTTCTGGGACGTGATGAACAAGCGCTCCGACCGTTATGGCGGCTCGCTGAAGGATCGGGCGACGTTCGGCGCCGACATCATCCGCGAAGTGCGCAAGAAGGTCGGCCCGGACATGGCGATCATCCTGCGTTATTCGCAGTGGAAACAGCAGGAATACACCGCGCGCCTCGCGACCACACCGCAGGCGCTGGAAGAATTCCTGACGACCTTCGTCGATGCGGGCGTCGACTGTCTGCACGTCTCCCAGCGTCGCTATTGGGAACCGGAATTCCCGGAAGTCGATGGCGAGAAGGGCCTCAACGGCGCCGGCTGGGCCAAGAAGCTGACTGGCCTGCCGACCATCACCGTCGGCTCTGTCGGCCTGTCGGGCGACTTCCTTGCATCATTTCAGGGCGAGGGCTCCGGTCAGCGCTCGCTGGACGACCTGCAAGAGCGCCTGTCACGCGGCGAGTTCGATCTTGTCGCCGTCGGCCGCGCCCTGCTGCAGGACCCCCATTGGGCCACCAAGGTGAAAGAAGGCCGGGTCAGCGAAATCAGCGACTATGACGTCGCCGCGCTGGCGACTCTCTACTAAAGAGGGAAATCGGACTTGCCGGTTGCGGGAAAGTATGGCTTTCTTGCCTCTGTAGCAAACAGGCGCTTTGGGCTTCGGCTGTCCCTTCAGGGGCGTGATCGCAGGCTGAAGCGCTGCCTCCCTCAGGACGCTTAACACACCGGCGTTCCCAATCTGGCCCCGCGATTGCGCACTTTCACTCTCGTGCGCGGTGGCGGGGCTTCTTTTAACCGGCGGCAAGCCTAGTCGGCGGAGGTTTCCCCCTCCCAGTAATCGACTTCGCTTTCCTGGCGTCCGACATATCGGAACATCCGTTCGCGCTTGCCGGGCAGGCGGGTGGTGGCGAGGAATTTGCCGCTGTCCGGATACTCGCAGATTTCCGTGTCGGACTTGCTGGAGATGGCGACGTATTTCAGCGGGATGCCGCCGGTGTTCGTCAGCTTGTGGGCATGGGCGGGACCGCCGCGCGGGGCGCCGAGCACATCGCCTGCCTGCACGGCATGGCTGTCCGGCCCGAAGCGATAGGTGCCTTCGCCTTCCAGGATGACGAACATCTCGTCCTCGGCATGGTGGTTATGGAACGGGCAGGCAGACTTGCCCGGCGGCACGATGCAGAGCGCCGCGCCGATCTGCGTGAGGCCCACGCGATCCGAAATATCGGCATCGAGCGAGCGGTAATGCTCGCCCTGCTCGAAAGGCTCCAGCGGCAGCTCATCCAGCCGCGCGATAGGATTCAGTTTTTCGGTCATAGCGTGTCAGAAGCCTTGTCAGTCGGGCTTTGATTTCTGCCTCAGCTTGACCAGCCAATTCAAGCGACCAGACCTTCACTGGGACATCAGGATGACTTCAAAAGAACCTTGCGGAGATCTCGGCCTGGATAGGGTGGCTTTCGCTTCGGAGAGTTGATGTGTCTCCTCATCGGTTAGATTGTCTTTGCCTTCGAGCTTGGCCACGAGCGCCTGACTTTCAAGATATGTGTCGATGTCCGCGATGACCGTATCAGTTTCAACGGCGCGGCTTTCAAACTCTGCCAGTAGGGCTTTGTCGGTCTCGGTCGGGTCGGGAAGCGCGCGCAGCGCTTCCACCCGTTCTTGTAGCCAGGTCCTGGCTTTGTCCCTGGCGATCTGGTTTGCCTCTGCTCTCTCCGGCGGCAAGTTTGCTTCGACGCTTGCGATCAGCTTCTCTCCGCTTGCGAACAGGCAGTCGCCGGGCGCCATGGGGTCAGCTGATCCGGAGGCAGGGCCTTTATCTGCGGCGGTTATGCGAAGGCTGCCTATATAACCAAAACGGGATGAGTAGCAGACGCGGAAAACCGGCAGGGCCGCGCTGTCTGACGGGCCGCTTGTATAGACCGTGCTGTTTTCACCGGGCGAAAGCTCCACCCAGATCCTGTTGTTTTCCTGGGCGAAGGCAGCAGGAGCAGATACGGCCACAAGGCAGACAAGAGAAGCAAGTTTCATCTGAAAGGGCCTTTCCATTCTACTTTTCGAGTAGACCAGAAACGTGCATCAGTTGCAACTTGAAGGCGTTTTCGACTTGTCGGATTCAGTAATCCCAAGGGGTGCTGCCATTCGCGCCTTGTTACGCGTTCGTACAATACGCCTGACATTTCGGCGCTCCCGGCGCATAGCAACAGGGCCAATCCCTGCTATATGTTCCTGATGAGTTCCAATCCGAATCGTCTCTCGATCAGTCAGATGGCCGCGCCGCGACCGCCCGCCGCGCAGGGCGATGCGCCGTATCTGGATGGCCTGAATCCGGAACAGCGCGATGCCGTTATGACCACGGAGGGCCCGCTTCTGGTGCTCGCCGGGGCCGGCACGGGCAAGACCCGCGTGCTGACGGCGCGCCTGGCGCACATCATCGGTTCGCGCCTTGCCTGGCCGTCGCAAACGCTGACCGTGACCTTCACCAACAAGGCCGCCCGCGAAATGCGCGAACGGGCCCTGCGCCTGATTGGCGATGCGGGGGAGGGGCTGCGCTGGCTCGGCACGTTCCACTCGATCAGCGCGCAGATCCTGCGCCAGCATGCCGAACTGGTGGGCCTGAAATCCAGCTTCACCATTCTCGATACCGACGATCAGGTGCGTCTGTGCAAACAGATCATCGTCGCCGAGAATATCGACCCGAAGCGCTGGACGCCGCGTTACCTGGCCGGCCTGATCGATGGCTGGAAGAACCGCGCCCTGACACCGGACCGCGTGCCCGCCGACGAGGCTTTCAATTTCGGCGACGGCAAGGGCATCAAATGCTACGAGATCTATCAGGCGCGCCTGAAAGTGCTGAATGCCTGCGATTTCGGGGATCTGCTGATCCACAATATCACGATCTTCCAGCAGAACCCGGACCTGCTGAAGGATTTCCAGTCCAAGTTCCGCTACATCCTCGTCGACGAGTATCAGGATACGAACGTTGCCCAGTATCTGTGGCTGCGCCTGCTGGCGCAGGGCTCCCAGAATATCTGTTGCGTGGGCGATGACGACCAGTCCATCTATGGCTGGCGCGGCGCCGAAGTGGACAACATCCTGCGCTTCGAGAAGGATTTCCCGGGCGCCAAAGTGATCCGGCTGGAGCGGA
Coding sequences:
- a CDS encoding NADH:flavin oxidoreductase — protein: MTSPLFTPFKLKNMELPNRVVMAPMTRSKSPGGVPGEDVADYYARRAASDVGLIVTEGTTVRRGGASNDPNVPNLHKADALAGWKNVVEKVHANHGHIAPQIWHQGLTRKVGTGPDPDAPTDSPSGMTHTGKQVLPEPTSAEVDDMVMAFADAAADAQKVGFDCVELHGAHGYLIDEFFWDVMNKRSDRYGGSLKDRATFGADIIREVRKKVGPDMAIILRYSQWKQQEYTARLATTPQALEEFLTTFVDAGVDCLHVSQRRYWEPEFPEVDGEKGLNGAGWAKKLTGLPTITVGSVGLSGDFLASFQGEGSGQRSLDDLQERLSRGEFDLVAVGRALLQDPHWATKVKEGRVSEISDYDVAALATLY
- a CDS encoding cupin domain-containing protein, which translates into the protein MTEKLNPIARLDELPLEPFEQGEHYRSLDADISDRVGLTQIGAALCIVPPGKSACPFHNHHAEDEMFVILEGEGTYRFGPDSHAVQAGDVLGAPRGGPAHAHKLTNTGGIPLKYVAISSKSDTEICEYPDSGKFLATTRLPGKRERMFRYVGRQESEVDYWEGETSAD